One window of the Microvirga mediterraneensis genome contains the following:
- a CDS encoding response regulator — protein sequence MAELKPILLVEDNPKDLELTLAALEQSQLANEVVVVRDGEEALDFLYRRGAHESRNTSDPAVVLLDLKLPKVDGLEVLEKVKADPHLRQTPVVMLTSSREESDLVRSYELGVNAFVVKPVGFREFFDAIQDLGVFWAILNEPPPRRNGA from the coding sequence ATGGCGGAACTGAAGCCGATTCTTCTGGTTGAGGACAACCCGAAGGATCTCGAACTGACGCTGGCCGCCTTGGAGCAGAGCCAGCTCGCCAACGAAGTCGTCGTGGTGCGCGACGGCGAGGAGGCGCTCGACTTCCTTTATCGCCGCGGTGCTCATGAGAGCCGCAACACCAGCGATCCGGCCGTGGTCCTGCTCGACCTGAAGCTGCCGAAGGTCGACGGGCTCGAGGTGCTGGAGAAGGTCAAGGCGGATCCGCACCTGCGTCAGACCCCGGTCGTCATGCTCACCTCGTCGCGGGAGGAGAGTGATCTCGTGCGCAGCTACGAGCTCGGCGTGAACGCCTTCGTGGTGAAGCCCGTGGGCTTCCGCGAGTTCTTCGACGCGATCCAGGACCTCGGCGTGTTCTGGGCGATCCTCAACGAGCCGCCGCCGCGGCGCAACGGCGCTTAA